gtgtgagacaggagGTGGACGCAGGTCACTTGGGGACAGTGGACCTGGCTCTGGAGGCGGAGGACCTGATGGGAGAACTGGAGTTCCTCAGGCTGGGCTATGATGAGGTAAAATTGATTGACAAATCGATAACTTATACATAATAACACGGTGCATAGTGAAACATGGTGGTcatcacatacagtgcaagacATGAAACACATATCACTCTACAAATATACCTTCAACATTAAAAGCAGAGAAGAAGTGGATGTAGATCACCGTCTTCTCACTGACTCtgtgttcctcctgtctgttcctCGCAGGAGATCAAGGAGCTGGAGTCGCAGGTCCAGAACGAGACGGTGATTGTGCGTAACACCAATAAACGTGCGCTGGACATGGACGAGATCATCGAGGGCGTCAAGGTCCAGTACGCCGACATGGCCTCCCGCACCAGGGAGGAGGCCGAGCAGTGGAACCAGaagaaggtgaggaggaggaaggaggagattTATATACATAAGAAGAGATAATAatatatactactactactactgcaacagCTACTATACTACTAATTCTAATAAACAAGTATAACCAAACAATGAGCTATGGTAACTGTGTGCATCTTAATCGCTCAAAAATGTACTGAAGAAATTTCAGAGAGTTTCCTTAAACCAGTAGTATAAATAATTATACCTGGGCAAATATTTGAAGCAGTTGAGGCATGCCTTGCTGCAGATTTGTGCCAGTAAATTAGACACATGACTTGCAAGTATTTTCAACTTTTTAACTATTTAAACTATTCAAAAAGTAAAACTACAACCAACAAAAAGACACATGCTGGAATTCACAGAACGTCTTTGGCTTCAATCAGTAGCCGATTTTTTCAGTTAAGGCTACAtggtttcatatttttattctgattctaTTCCtaatttcagttgtttttccTTACACTACTAAATAGATCTCATCAAGAGATTTTGTTCAATATGGATCTCATTTCAAACTTAATCCCTCAcgatgcaagtgtgtgtgaacTGCATGTGAAGCAGGACATTGTTGAAAAAGAGCGTGTGTGTCTCTGCGAACCTTCCCTGgattaaaaatacatacatcaacaacatacaacacattTTGCCGTTCCCTCCCGTCTCCTCAGATGGACGCCCTGGTCCTTAATGCAGGGAAGCACGAGCAGGACGTCCGTGACGTGAAGAAGGAGATCGCAGACATGCTGCGCCTCATCCAGAGGCTCAATGGGGAGCTGGACGCCCTCAGGAAGAAGGTGGgggtctctctcacacacacacacacacacacacacacacacacacacacacacacacacacattcagactaAGTATATAAGGCCAATTTTGTGGTCAACATTAGAATTGAATGAATGGGACTCCATGCAGCTGCTTGTTATCCACACTgatcagaaaacatcagatctttGTCATGTGAGAAAAAATCAGAATAGAGGTTTTGCTGTTGTGTCACacatcacctagcaaccacaaCTGTATGCAAATGATGTCTAAATATATATCAACCAcactagaaaaagagagattaaGATCAATGTGGCTTTAGGTCAGTTAActaatgttataagtaaaagtgactAGTcagataaggtagatttgtgtTCAAATTTAGGTTATTTTGACACAGTAGCTTGAAAAGTGTTCAGTTAATCTTgacagttggtttttggctttgttagctaactagccagcgagctaatttagcaaagcaactgaagttactgttaacatgcaactactagacACTTCTAACCGAACAGCTAGCtgacatctaaacacaaaattgatcagattTATCAGAAGCAGAACGATCAGTTCCCTGTCAAATACTggacagaaatgaaccatgttgaattctgttgagactgaaagccctctatttgACACTTTCAGCcgcagtgtgaatgtagcctaCAACGCAAAATACACATCGACTGACTGCTTCATAAATTCCACCTCGTaatcctctctttcccctgcaGAAAGATGCCATGGAGAAGGAAATCAtggacacagaaacagacgGCCAGAAGAACCTGGACCAGGCGAGGGAGAACATCGGCCAGCTGGAGGAGGCTCTGCGGCGGGCCAAGCAGGACATGGCCCGGCAGgtcagggagtaccaggagctgATGAACCTCAAGCTGGCCCTGGACATCGAGATCGCCACCTACCGCAAGCTGCTGGAGGGCGAGGAGAAGAGGTGagcaggcggggggggggggggggggggggggaggagggaagagtaGCGGGGGAAAGTGGTGTGAAGGTGTGGCTGAGAGGGGAGTGTGTTGAGGAAGcctgtaagtgtgtatgtgtgtgtgtaggtgggtggggGGCTGTATGGACACATATCTACATGCATGCGGTCATATTCAGTGTATTCACCCATGTTGCTGGGTGTTAAAATGTACATACCATGATACATGAATGCTTACACTAACatttgtctctccatctctttaaaGAATGAATGACATGATGCGTCAGGCAGGTAAGAGACATTCTGTTTCTAAATAGTTTTGACATCaattcttaaaggaaaaatccacctaaaacactttaacactgataaaaaaaaaaacagctactggctATTTTTCACAATGAAATATTttacgtcaggttttggtgtcagtccctcagaatcaaagaccGAGGGCTTCTTCCTAGAGCCGCCAtgttgcaccaagagacgttcaacaatcacacagggagaaatccatcgtagaagaggagagagaccaccCACAGTAGCCTAGGAAATGTAGGAGATcacaaactgaagtagaagtagacgaggcggGTTAaaggaaagtgggttcaccaaaaaagtaatttttttggtgaacacttcatcacaaaatagaTCCTGGAAAGCACTGAACGTCACAGACTGATATCTATCTGTGTAAGAGTATCAgacggtggatttttcctttaataataACAGTATTGACATAGTACTTTTCAAGCAGAGAGAGCTAATTCTATTTTGGCAAGTCGGACAATGAGAAAAGCCAAGAAATTTCCCCATTATACTAATGAttgatttatgttttgtgtCCCAACTAAAATCAACCCTCTCTTTTGCTTAGATTTGTAAAAACAATCCAACCAATCCAAGTCCTTGCTTGCACGCAGACGTTGTCCGTTCGCCATCGAAGCAAAAGCCACCAGTGAAGCCACTCCTCATCGAACCCGCCGTTGCCCCGGCAACAACAAGCCCCGTCTCCAAGAAGCGCCTGCTGGTCCGAGTGGAAGTGGAGGCAGGCAGAGTCGTGTCCGAAAGCTCCCATTACGCTGACGATTGAGACGATCTGTCCTGTCAGCACtacaaaaaaagatgaaattcacattcacaatCTGTACTTGCACtcttgaggaaaaaaagaaacgacAAATGATACTGAATGTAATGATCAGAATGTTCCCTCTGTGTGCTTCCTGGTTTATCTGGCCAAGTTTAAGAGTTTAACTATTATCTACTGTCTTGGGAGGTTCAATACTTTTTCCTGGAAGGTTTTGTTTGAAGTTGGAGACATTTTGTTCATattatggtgtttttttaaaaagttctTATCTTTGTTTATATTTGCGGACTCGCAGCAATGCTTGTACCAAACTTGACTTcgctttgtgttgttttcacctttCTTACCGTTGATTTTTCTCATGCTTTGTGAGCCAAATGGAAATATATACAATTCTGTCTTTGTGAATCGGAAGCCCCACATACCTAACAGTCTGAAGGTGTCTTGATGGAGTGCAGAATAAAAAGGGGAACTTGTGGTATCGAGCGTGTGTTTCCGTTGGCTGCTCCGCATCTACTAATATCTTGAAGGTAGAAACAAGTGAACAGTGTCATACATACACAGAGATAATGTTTCCTAGACACATTGTGTGTTCAGCATACTCATATCACTGGGGTCGGGTAGTAATACTTGTAAGAACTACATCttctaaatacaaaaaaatataactgTTACCTAAAAAAATGATATATTCTGATATACAGAGATACTTGTGAAAAATTAGAGGATTACTTCTGGaaatacttttaaagtgaaagcaagAAACTCAGAAGGCCATTTAGTGTCAGGTGTGTTTGTATACAAACCTGAAATAATTTTGCTGAACCTAATAATTAGTAGtaattttacacattttcctATCTGTACTGGTACATTTATACCTCAAGTATGgttgaaagtaatcagaatataTATCAGAATATGTATCCAGGATGCTAATGTTTATACTGACAGTATGTACATAGTTTTAAGCAAGCGCACAATAGATGGTCATCACgcacattctccctctctctctctctctctctccctctctccctccctctctctctcgaccagaacacacacacaaacttatgGAAATAAACTGAAGATGCTATCTGGTTCTTACTTTAAAAGATCCAGACATGGTTTGAGCACGGtgtgttccctctgtgtttgttcgatggaaacagagagaggcttTCTGAAGGGACACCGGTTCATGTAGGTGGGAATAAGTCATCGGCAGGAGAGTTAGGGGAAAGCCTTGCGGTCTCATCCTGCATTCATTTCTCCCTGCACGTACCTGATATTTCCACTGTTTCAAACTTGGAAATGctcataaaaataacaacagtaacaccccctgccttcctcctcctctctctctccctctctctctcacacacacacacatagagacacacacacacatatctggaAGAAAATTGTATGTTTGCATCAAGTGCATCAAGTTAGCGTTAGTAGGTAAACAAAATATTGGTCTTTGTCTCATTCCCCCCATATATGTATCCACTGcacattaaaaacagttttgagtgggaaacaaaacagattGAGATATTTTGCATAAAAGTAAAGACTTAAGATGTTAAGACATAAGTCTTTGAAAGAGCAGATATGTCTGTGAAGCACAACCACAGTACAGGCATGATTTTATTTCACcttcatttaacattttatcCAAATATGGCTGGAATTTGAAACTTATGTCTTGGTGGATTTTCACTTCAGCTTTCACATCAAGCAGGCTTGCTATTTTAAGGAGTAGCCATGTACTAATGGCTACCCCTATATAGTGTATATAATGAGACTCTTGGGTTGAGTTATTCATGTGAACTTAGTTTTCCCCTCGTGTTCTTGCTGTAGGCTTAATCTCCCCATGTCTTCCAGATGTATTATGGACTGTGAATGcatcctctcccccccctcagCTCACATACCAGCATGTAGATAAACACTGGAGAGAGAAGTAGGAGTAAACACTGCAGGCAGGGGGGTGACGGATGGAGAAAATCTACAACCGGCTTAGTTGACGTCCATCGATGTCTCCAGAAAGTCCACAGCAGAAAAGAGCAACAGAAATAATGTCTTTTGAAAGGGTTGATTATATTTCTATGAAGTACAACTCAGATACAAGGGTGCTTTGATTTCGCGTTCTATAATTTACATTTCCACTTTCATATATTGCAGgccagaaaagaaaaacagacctCATAAGTTACCTGTTTTATGGATATCGGTGGTTGAAAGAATCTTTCACAAGTAGACAGAAttaatttctctttttatttgtcttcAATATACTCAACTGACTTGATTCTTGAGACTGAGGCTGGTTATGAAGGGTTGTGAAACAGATTAATGTAATTTGTCATGCTGTCCTGGATACTGCACTTACTGTATAACTacacactcactgtaagtcactgtagataagactgtcagctaaatgcctaaaatgtaaatgcaactGTAAACCTAAAGAAGTGGAAAGCCCCAGAGAGTGCTTTTTTGGAGAACATTGATAAATAAATGTAACAGAGAATCAAAGAAAAATATGCAGTGTTGCTTTGTAGATTTTCTGGTGATTTCCTGCAACATTTCCTCGCAGCAGCCTTGATCAGTAGGAATGCCGTCCATCCACATCATTGGTTTGAGATCACTGGCTGCATCATTAACTGCACATTCATCATCATAAATATGAAAATCCATCTGTATTAGAGCGAAACCTCCTCCGATTCCCGCATTCTTCGTCTCCACCTGTCTCGGAGTTTTTGCATCAGTTTATACGCAGGTTCTGTGTACTGCCTGTTTGCCAGGCCGAGCACCAGCGGCACGACCGCCATACTCCCGATGCCTGTGCATGAAAGCACGATATGAGTGGTGGAGCTCCACTTGGTCTCGCTCAGCAAGAACGCCACGCAGACGTGCATGTAGATGATGTAGGGCACCCAGCACGCGAGGAACGTCAGCGACACCGCCGCCACGCAGCGCGCGTATCGCAGGTTCAGCCTCTGCTCCCGGTCCGAGGCTTGACTTCCCCTCTCCACCGAGCGATGGAGGCGGCAAATGTCCTTCAGCTGGCCTCGGGTGATCCACAGAACGCGGCCCGTCATGCCCGCAATGATAAGGATAGCGGGTAAGACGAGCCCGTACACCTCCAAATAGATGAAAGCGTTGGGGAAAACTCGCCGGTACGAGCAGCAAGCGGTTCCGTTTGTTGAGCAGTTCGTAAGCGGCGTTATTCGTCCACTACCGGCACAACAGCCGTTCCAGTCTGGGCCTGTCCAGTTGTTCCACCCAAAAGCAGGTAGGGATGCGTACAGTAGTGGTGGTGTCCACACTACTAGCAACGCAAGCGGAAAACTGCGATGCATCCACAAGCTGCTGTAATGCAAGGGGCTGACGATGCATATGTAGCGCTCGTAGTGGACCATCACCAGGTTGAACAGGAACGCCAGGAATAGGAAGTTTGGGAAAACGTGAACCACCAGGCAGGAGCTAAAACTCAACTCTCGGTTCAGGCCCATCCACGGTATGAAAGGGAGCGCCACGCCCGTGCACAAGTCGGCCACCAGCAGGCTGAGGAAGAAGTAGTTGGGCGTGTTGTGGAGCTGCCGGTTGCAGGCGATGCCCAAGATGATGACCAGGTTGGCCAGGATGATGGAGGTGGACAGCGGTACGGTGATGGCGTAGATGAGCTGTTCCCCGGACAGCAGGGGTTGGGAGTCGTTGCAGTCCATCGCAGGTGAAATCAGACCACCAGACCTTCTCCGCCTTGGAGCCTGTCTCCACTCCCATCAAGGTGCAGGTGTCCTGTATGGAGGCACAGCACAAAAGTTCTCAAAGGAGGCAATGACAAGGTAAATAGAGGGATAGGCAACTTTGGTGGTAGTTGGGGCCACAAAAACTATGTCATCACTACAGGGAgctggaaagtgtgtgtgagcaagtgcTACTCACATATGAATGCCACATGTATCATATCAACAAGTCATATGTTTCAAATTTAACCATAAATGATGAGTAATGTTCAGCAAATTGTCAGTCTGGCAAAAATTTGtgaagttttaaattaaaattaaaattaaatcaGGTGAAATCATCTTCATTGACTTCGCTGACATTGGCCCAAAAACACTTCCTTAATTGCTGTGGTGATTAAAATAGCATAACATTATCAATTTGTGTTGTATAAAGCATGTTAAGTGTAAcagttattgtttattgttccAACATTGGACTGGTGCTGGACTGGTTTCAGTGTCCTGCCTGAAATGACCATAAAACAAGAAATAGAAACCCTTGGCTTAAGGCTTTGAGAAGCTTAAAATGAATGAGCCCAAAACAAATCCTTAAAATTAGAAAAGTAAAATTCTTAAGCGACACGATTAAGGTAGTAACTAAAGATATTTTATGGAATCCTCAGGTAGAGAAGCACTAAAAGCAGCCACTGGCCTGATAAGACATGGAGTGGAAACAGAACCGAGTATAAGGATGAAATATGAACGTTGGAATGTCAGAGATGGGTtgtgaaaataaagaacatGCTGACTCATGCTCAAGGTAGAACTCcagcagagaatgagagagcagCTGGGAGAGATTGAGGCGCTGAAGGAGTATAATCATGATACCATATGTATATGGACCAACTGGTGCTGGACAAGATCTATGCTCAAATCAATCTTGAACATGTTGAGatggggcagaaagagagggaaaccATGAAGCTCATATAGCAGACAGTGAGCTCAAAGCGGTCCAGCTGGATGAGCGTGCTGCAGGAATTGCGAGGGATAAAGTAGAGGATTGCAAAAGCTCTTCAGACAGTCAAGAGGCTACAGATTGTCCTCATTGAACAAGAAAAGATAGATGAGCTCCTTGAAGCCCTGGCAATTGATGAGCTCCAAGCTGGGAGAGCCAGGATGAGCAAGACATGGAGAATGATAGGCCTAACAGTCTCAATATGCATAGTTCTACATGGAGCCATTGATGAGTTCCAGGTTGGGAGAGCCAGGATGGAGCAGGAAAAGGCTTAAAATGGCTGAGGAAGCGAGTCCATCTGCATGAAGCCATGGAAGAACTCCAGGCTGGTGAGAAAGATTGAAGataaggagatggagagactgaAATGGATCTGCCAGTGTAGCTGTCTGGAAATCGCAGAGAAATACTGACTCCCTGCGTTCAAAGACTAGGAATGCTGTAGCCTCTCAAAGGCCTTTCAGGCTTTCAAAAGGCCCTGTCAGTCcagagacaggtagaggag
The window above is part of the Centroberyx gerrardi isolate f3 chromosome 21, fCenGer3.hap1.cur.20231027, whole genome shotgun sequence genome. Proteins encoded here:
- the LOC139926276 gene encoding keratin, type II cytoskeletal 8-like isoform X1, which gives rise to MSKRGGYSSQSYSPAGRTGAPKSYPTVGPSNPTLLAPVDRKVDPKDQTAKTKEKDQMVGLNDKFVAFIDKVKHLENENKVLETRLKILQEQEDYKGKIEDLVKHLSVELQQQVEGLKRDRAKLEAELLRSQEEVEQTKNKYEEDLQKKNELENEFVINKKEVDAGHLGTVDLALEAEDLMGELEFLRLGYDEEIKELESQVQNETVIVRNTNKRALDMDEIIEGVKVQYADMASRTREEAEQWNQKKMDALVLNAGKHEQDVRDVKKEIADMLRLIQRLNGELDALRKKKDAMEKEIMDTETDGQKNLDQARENIGQLEEALRRAKQDMARQVREYQELMNLKLALDIEIATYRKLLEGEEKRMNDMMRQADVVRSPSKQKPPVKPLLIEPAVAPATTSPVSKKRLLVRVEVEAGRVVSESSHYADD
- the LOC139926276 gene encoding intermediate filament protein ON3-like isoform X2, translated to MSKRGGYSSQSYSPAGRTGAPKSYPTVGPSNPTLLAPVDRKVDPKDQTAKTKEKDQMVGLNDKFVAFIDKVKHLENENKVLETRLKILQEQEDYKGKIEDLVKHLSVELQQQVEGLKRDRAKLEAELLRSQEEVEQTKNKYEEDLQKKNELENEFVINKKEVDAGHLGTVDLALEAEDLMGELEFLRLGYDEEIKELESQVQNETVIVRNTNKRALDMDEIIEGVKVQYADMASRTREEAEQWNQKKMDALVLNAGKHEQDVRDVKKEIADMLRLIQRLNGELDALRKKKDAMEKEIMDTETDGQKNLDQARENIGQLEEALRRAKQDMARQVREYQELMNLKLALDIEIATYRKLLEGEEKRMNDMMRQADL
- the gpbar1 gene encoding G-protein coupled bile acid receptor 1, translating into MDCNDSQPLLSGEQLIYAITVPLSTSIILANLVIILGIACNRQLHNTPNYFFLSLLVADLCTGVALPFIPWMGLNRELSFSSCLVVHVFPNFLFLAFLFNLVMVHYERYICIVSPLHYSSLWMHRSFPLALLVVWTPPLLYASLPAFGWNNWTGPDWNGCCAGSGRITPLTNCSTNGTACCSYRRVFPNAFIYLEVYGLVLPAILIIAGMTGRVLWITRGQLKDICRLHRSVERGSQASDREQRLNLRYARCVAAVSLTFLACWVPYIIYMHVCVAFLLSETKWSSTTHIVLSCTGIGSMAVVPLVLGLANRQYTEPAYKLMQKLRDRWRRRMRESEEVSL